The following proteins come from a genomic window of Lolium rigidum isolate FL_2022 chromosome 5, APGP_CSIRO_Lrig_0.1, whole genome shotgun sequence:
- the LOC124656474 gene encoding ferredoxin--NADP reductase, leaf isozyme 1, chloroplastic-like: MAAVTAAAVSLRSATTASTPSSTPHSHCGFPSAARTTARRGLVIRAQAVSTDAALVKAKKESKKRDEGVVTNKFRPKEPYIDKCLLNTKITAADAPGETWHMVFGHEGEVPYKEGQSIGIVADGEGKNGKPHKLRLYSIASSALGDFGDSKTVSLCVKRLVHKRPGGGRQGSLLQFPL; encoded by the exons ATGGCCGCCGTCACGGCTGCGGCCGTCTCCCTTCGCTCCGCCACCACTGCCTCCACTCCCTCCAGCACCCCACACTCCCACTGCGGCTTCCCCTCCGCCGCAAGAACCACCGCCCGCCGCGGCCTAGTCATCCGGGCGCAGGCCGTCTCCACCGATGCCGCGCTGGTGAAGGCCAAGAAGGAGTCGAAGAAGCGGGACGAAGGGGTGGTGACGAACAAGTTTCGGCCCAAGGAGCCTTACATCGACAAGTGCCTGCTCAACACCAAGAtcaccgccgccgacgcgcccggGGAGACGTGGCACATGGTGTTCGGCCACGAGGGCGAGGTGCCCTACAAGGAGGGCCAGTCCATCGGGATCGTCGCCGACGGGGAGGGCAAGAACGGCAAGCCGCACAAGCTCAGGCTCTACTCCATCGCCAGCAGCGCGCTCGGCGACTTCGGCGACTCCAAGACC gtttcactgTGCGTCAAGCGGCTGGTTCACAAACGACCAGGGGGAGGTCGTCAAGGGAGTCTGCTCCAATTTCCTTTGTGA